A region from the Ichthyobacterium seriolicida genome encodes:
- a CDS encoding tail fiber domain-containing protein, translated as MIKTKIDKSKIINNLNSTDATEVLSAAQGKFLKTEIGTKLNISDIADNLTTNNPNKALSAAQGKVLKGQIDNKLDSSLRVDVLDELTSIDASKALSANQGRILSGMIKTKIDRSKIINNLNSNDATEVLSAAQGKFLKTEIGTKLNISDIVNNLTTNDATKALSAAQGKALKDEIDHLHLSSSSSLRVNVLDELTSTDASNALSANQGRILSGMIQPKIDKSKIINNLNSTDATEVLSAAQGKALKTEIDNKLNISDVVDDLVTNDPDKALSAAQGKFLKDQINNKLDSSFKVNVLDMLTSTDASNALSANQGRILSGMIQPKIDKSKIINNLNSTDATEVLSAAQGKALKTEIDNKLNISDVVDDLVTNDPDKALSAAQGKFLKDQINNKLDSSFKVNVLDVLTSTDASNALSANQGRILSGMIQAKIDKSKIINNLNSTDATEVLSAAQGKALKIEIDTKLNISDVVDDLVTNDPDKALSAAQGKKLDEKINKNNTLIKDPRDNIITKWSGKGSNGTSGGTAGAVTGTGKKNVFLGISSGNAITTGYQNTAFGFESLRDNTIGERNTSIGSESLKNNTTGHRNTSIGAYSLANNTTGIQNTSTGYASLSRLVNGERNVGIGTHPLYMMTIGNRNTAVGAYALYNVTRGNSNTAIGHKTGYFIADGSTFLQASNNSIFIGNNTKAKADNSSNEIVIGYDATGKGNNTVVIGKEGSITSTHLGGLLHSAGFNKRSKMIRGFTYNVGDVVLYDWVFYKRTGSAVTITNTTLTPPSDPNWEDISSDNLLKVGTDNLITKWSGKGSNGTSAGVAGAVTGTGEKNSFLGIKSGNAITTGYQNTAFGFESLRDNTIGYRNTSIGAYSLAFNTIGDRNTSIGYASLYKLVNGGKNVAIGSHPLYKMTTGNKNIAIGPYTLHKITTGNKNIAIGSEAGYYIADGSTALTESTNSIFIGAEVKALANNSINEIVIGDDATGKGNNTVVIGKEGSITSTHLGGILHSAGFNKRSKMIRGFTYNAGDVVLYDGVFYNRTGSSVTITKTTPTPPSDPNWEDISSDNLLKVGTDNLITKWSGKGSNGTSGGVAGAVSGTGEENSFLGISSGNAITTGYQNTAFAFKSLRNNTTGYMNTSIGAYSLVFNTTGYMNTSIGAHSLAFNTTGYMNTSIGYYSLYSLVNGLRNIGIGSYPLYKITKGSDNIAIGTNALRTITRGDSNIVIGNNAYYIADGSSLLTSNNSIFIGDNAKAKADNSSNEIVIGNSATGKGNNTVTIGNSRTTEIHLLGNVYANGVKLSSDKRIKSIIGISDKESDLKKLLDIEITDYTMRDTNKMGDQHFKKVIAQQIEGIAPNIVEKNSGVIPSVYEFSKSIETIDNMISITTKKSHGFSKGDMVKLVLDDDQESLVRVKEIKSANAFVVELGYEVSPNKVFVYGKQVDDLRSVDYDGLTTLNISATQAVFNHVADLEKESSILKQEVKVLKEELSNSRKEIKNLINILSKAKILDVKGVKDLKSLTKK; from the coding sequence ATGATAAAAACTAAGATTGATAAGAGTAAGATAATAAATAATTTAAATAGCACTGATGCTACAGAGGTATTATCAGCAGCACAAGGCAAATTTCTTAAGACAGAAATAGGTACTAAACTAAATATATCTGATATAGCAGATAATTTAACCACTAATAATCCTAATAAGGCCTTATCAGCAGCACAAGGAAAAGTCCTTAAGGGGCAAATAGACAATAAGTTAGATTCCAGTTTAAGAGTAGATGTTTTAGATGAATTAACGTCTATTGATGCGAGTAAAGCATTATCAGCGAATCAGGGAAGAATATTATCTGGAATGATAAAAACTAAGATTGATAGGAGTAAGATAATAAATAATTTAAATAGCAATGATGCTACAGAGGTATTATCAGCAGCACAAGGTAAATTTCTTAAGACAGAAATAGGTACCAAATTAAATATATCTGATATAGTAAATAATTTAACCACTAATGATGCCACTAAGGCCTTATCAGCAGCACAAGGCAAAGCCCTTAAGGATGAAATAGACCATTTACATTTAAGTTCCAGTTCCAGTTTAAGAGTGAATGTGTTAGATGAATTAACGTCTACTGATGCGAGTAACGCATTATCAGCAAACCAGGGCAGAATATTATCTGGAATGATACAACCTAAGATTGATAAGAGTAAGATAATAAATAATTTAAATAGCACTGATGCTACAGAAGTATTATCAGCAGCACAAGGAAAAGCTCTTAAGACAGAAATAGATAATAAATTAAATATATCTGATGTAGTAGATGATTTAGTTACTAATGATCCTGATAAGGCCTTATCAGCAGCACAGGGTAAATTTCTTAAGGATCAAATAAACAATAAGTTAGATTCCAGTTTCAAAGTAAATGTACTAGATATGTTGACATCTACTGATGCGAGTAACGCATTATCAGCAAACCAGGGCAGAATATTATCTGGAATGATACAACCTAAGATTGATAAGAGTAAGATAATAAATAATTTAAATAGCACTGATGCTACAGAAGTATTATCAGCAGCACAAGGAAAAGCTCTTAAGACAGAAATAGATAATAAATTAAATATATCTGATGTAGTAGATGATTTAGTTACTAATGATCCTGATAAGGCCTTATCAGCAGCACAGGGTAAATTTCTTAAGGATCAAATAAACAATAAGTTAGATTCCAGTTTCAAAGTAAATGTACTAGACGTGTTGACATCTACTGATGCGAGTAACGCATTATCAGCAAACCAGGGCAGAATATTATCTGGAATGATACAAGCTAAGATTGATAAGAGTAAGATAATAAATAATTTAAATAGCACTGATGCTACAGAAGTATTATCAGCAGCACAAGGAAAAGCTCTTAAGATAGAAATAGATACTAAATTAAATATATCTGATGTAGTAGATGATTTAGTTACTAATGATCCTGATAAGGCCTTATCAGCGGCTCAGGGGAAGAAATTAGACGAAAAGATAAATAAAAACAATACTCTTATAAAAGACCCAAGAGACAATATTATAACTAAATGGTCAGGAAAGGGCAGTAATGGAACTAGTGGAGGCACTGCTGGTGCTGTTACTGGTACTGGTAAAAAAAATGTTTTTTTAGGTATAAGCTCTGGTAATGCCATAACCACTGGCTATCAGAATACAGCTTTTGGCTTTGAAAGTTTGAGAGATAATACTATAGGTGAAAGGAATACTTCTATTGGCTCTGAAAGTTTGAAAAATAATACTACAGGTCATAGGAATACTTCTATTGGCGCATATTCTCTAGCTAATAACACCACAGGTATTCAGAATACTTCAACTGGATACGCTTCTTTATCCCGATTAGTAAATGGAGAAAGAAATGTAGGAATAGGCACGCATCCTTTATATATGATGACTATAGGAAATAGAAATACAGCTGTAGGGGCATATGCTTTATATAATGTGACTAGAGGTAATAGTAATACAGCTATAGGACATAAAACTGGTTATTTTATTGCTGATGGATCAACATTTCTCCAGGCATCAAATAATTCTATTTTCATAGGAAATAATACTAAAGCGAAAGCAGATAACAGCTCTAATGAGATAGTTATAGGTTATGACGCTACAGGAAAAGGAAATAATACTGTAGTCATAGGTAAGGAAGGTAGTATTACATCTACTCATTTAGGAGGTTTATTGCACAGTGCAGGCTTTAACAAAAGAAGTAAAATGATAAGAGGGTTTACTTATAATGTAGGTGATGTAGTTCTTTACGATTGGGTTTTTTATAAGAGAACTGGATCTGCTGTCACTATCACTAACACCACCCTTACCCCACCTTCTGATCCTAATTGGGAAGATATTAGTTCTGATAACCTGCTAAAAGTAGGGACTGATAATCTCATAACTAAATGGTCAGGAAAGGGCAGTAATGGAACTAGTGCAGGTGTTGCTGGTGCTGTTACTGGTACTGGTGAAAAAAATAGTTTTTTAGGTATAAAATCTGGTAATGCCATAACCACTGGCTATCAGAATACGGCTTTTGGCTTTGAAAGTTTGAGGGATAATACTATAGGTTATAGAAATACTTCCATTGGCGCTTATTCTCTAGCTTTTAACACTATAGGTGATAGGAACACCTCAATTGGATACGCTTCTTTATACAAATTAGTAAATGGAGGAAAAAATGTAGCAATAGGCTCACACCCTTTATATAAAATGACTACAGGGAATAAAAATATAGCTATAGGGCCATATACTTTACATAAAATAACTACAGGGAATAAAAATATAGCTATAGGAAGTGAGGCCGGTTATTATATTGCTGACGGATCAACAGCTCTCACTGAATCAACTAATTCTATTTTCATAGGAGCTGAAGTTAAAGCGCTAGCAAATAACAGCATTAATGAGATAGTTATAGGTGATGACGCTACAGGAAAAGGAAATAATACTGTAGTCATAGGTAAGGAAGGTAGTATTACATCTACTCATTTAGGAGGCATATTGCACAGTGCAGGCTTTAACAAAAGAAGTAAAATGATAAGAGGGTTTACTTATAATGCAGGTGATGTAGTTCTTTACGATGGAGTTTTTTATAATAGAACTGGATCTTCTGTCACTATCACTAAAACCACCCCTACCCCACCTTCTGATCCTAATTGGGAAGATATTAGTTCTGATAACCTGCTAAAAGTAGGGACTGATAATCTCATAACTAAATGGTCAGGAAAGGGCAGTAATGGAACTAGTGGAGGTGTTGCTGGTGCTGTTTCCGGTACTGGTGAAGAAAATAGTTTTTTAGGTATAAGCTCTGGTAATGCCATAACCACTGGCTATCAGAATACGGCTTTTGCTTTTAAAAGTTTGAGAAATAATACTACAGGTTATATGAATACTTCTATTGGCGCTTATTCTCTCGTTTTTAACACTACAGGTTATATGAATACTTCTATTGGCGCTCATTCTCTCGCTTTTAACACTACAGGTTATATGAATACTTCTATTGGATACTATTCTTTATACAGCTTAGTAAATGGATTAAGAAATATAGGAATAGGCTCATATCCTTTATATAAAATAACTAAAGGGAGTGATAATATAGCTATAGGGACAAATGCTTTACGTACAATAACTAGAGGGGATAGTAATATAGTTATAGGAAATAATGCTTATTATATTGCTGACGGATCATCTCTCCTGACATCAAATAATTCTATTTTCATAGGAGATAATGCTAAAGCGAAAGCAGATAACAGCTCTAATGAGATAGTTATAGGTAATAGCGCTACAGGAAAAGGAAATAATACTGTAACCATTGGTAATAGTAGGACTACTGAAATTCACTTACTAGGAAATGTTTATGCAAATGGCGTAAAACTCTCTTCTGATAAACGTATCAAGAGCATAATAGGCATTTCAGATAAAGAATCAGACCTTAAAAAACTTTTAGATATAGAAATCACGGATTACACTATGAGAGATACTAATAAAATGGGTGATCAGCATTTTAAAAAAGTAATAGCTCAGCAGATAGAAGGTATAGCTCCAAATATTGTAGAAAAGAATAGTGGTGTGATTCCTAGCGTCTATGAATTTTCGAAATCGATAGAAACTATTGATAATATGATATCAATTACCACAAAAAAATCTCACGGTTTTTCTAAGGGAGACATGGTAAAATTAGTTTTGGATGATGACCAAGAGAGTTTAGTTAGAGTAAAGGAAATAAAAAGTGCTAATGCTTTTGTGGTAGAGTTAGGATATGAGGTATCTCCAAATAAAGTATTTGTATATGGTAAGCAAGTAGATGATTTAAGATCAGTAGATTACGATGGTCTTACCACTTTAAATATTTCAGCTACCCAAGCTGTTTTCAATCATGTAGCAGACTTAGAAAAAGAAAGTAGCATTCTTAAACAAGAAGTTAAGGTTCTTAAGGAAGAACTTTCTAATTCCAGAAAAGAGATTAAGAATTTAATTAATATATTAAGTAAAGCTAAGATTCTAGATGTTAAAGGTGTTAAAGATCTTAAAAGTTTAACAAAAAAATAA
- a CDS encoding IS1380 family transposase: MRNKNTLFYRGKTSVELTFSSSEISSDGSLIMLEKLERDHRLIHYYSKLLPDTRDSRFITYTRKQQLKQRVYMIMLGYEDANDVNHLHNDPLFKDVLQGDLASQPTISRFENSFDKQAVFKFCDAWLYKYVSSLSDRKRIVIDVDSTDDPTHGSQQLSMFNGYYSQFMYNELFFHDGKTGQIILPVLRPGNSHSNKWYVSILKRIIIKIRESHPEMEIIIRSDSGFSCAPFYQLVDDFDLLYVTGIASNEVLKRKVSWSKNAVKKMYLDQGEKHQHFMSFTYKAKSWHKPQQCYSKVESTGLGMNIRHFSSNLPQKDAREIYFDFYVKRGDSSENRIKEVKNMCFSDRLSNHSFLANFFRLMMSSLAYEMFLLLKQKIKKTRFEVAKKWLISSIRTYLLKVGATIKITKRRIYYQLSKSFVYKGLFREIITQ, encoded by the coding sequence ATGAGGAATAAAAACACATTATTTTATAGAGGGAAAACTTCTGTTGAGTTAACTTTTTCATCATCAGAAATTAGCTCTGATGGATCTTTAATCATGCTTGAAAAACTAGAAAGAGATCATAGATTGATTCATTATTACAGTAAACTTTTGCCTGATACTCGAGACTCTAGATTTATTACTTATACCAGAAAGCAACAGTTAAAACAAAGGGTTTATATGATCATGTTAGGCTATGAAGACGCCAATGATGTTAATCATTTACATAACGATCCTTTATTCAAAGATGTTCTTCAAGGTGATTTGGCTTCTCAACCTACTATATCAAGATTTGAGAATAGCTTTGACAAACAAGCTGTTTTTAAGTTTTGTGATGCGTGGTTATACAAATATGTTTCAAGTTTATCTGATCGTAAGAGAATAGTTATTGACGTAGATTCAACTGATGATCCAACTCATGGCAGTCAACAATTGTCAATGTTTAACGGTTATTATAGTCAATTCATGTACAATGAACTATTTTTTCATGATGGAAAAACAGGACAGATTATCCTTCCTGTACTCCGCCCAGGAAATAGTCATTCTAATAAATGGTATGTGAGTATTTTAAAGCGAATAATTATCAAAATACGTGAGAGTCACCCAGAGATGGAAATAATTATTAGAAGTGATAGCGGCTTTAGTTGCGCTCCTTTTTACCAATTAGTAGATGATTTTGATTTACTATATGTGACAGGCATAGCGAGCAATGAAGTTTTAAAAAGAAAGGTATCTTGGTCAAAAAATGCTGTAAAAAAAATGTATTTAGATCAGGGAGAGAAGCACCAACATTTTATGAGTTTTACGTACAAAGCCAAGAGTTGGCACAAGCCTCAACAGTGCTATTCTAAAGTTGAGAGTACAGGATTAGGGATGAACATAAGGCATTTTTCTAGTAATCTTCCCCAAAAGGATGCTAGAGAAATTTACTTTGACTTTTATGTGAAAAGAGGTGATTCAAGTGAAAATAGAATAAAAGAAGTTAAAAATATGTGTTTTTCTGATCGTTTGTCAAATCATAGTTTTCTTGCTAATTTTTTTCGACTTATGATGAGTAGTCTTGCCTATGAAATGTTTTTATTACTGAAACAGAAGATAAAGAAAACAAGATTTGAAGTAGCAAAAAAATGGTTAATCAGTTCGATTAGAACCTATCTTCTCAAGGTAGGAGCAACGATTAAAATTACCAAAAGGCGAATCTATTATCAGCTATCTAAATCTTTTGTTTACAAGGGTTTATTTCGGGAAATTATTACCCAGTAA
- a CDS encoding transposase → MSILKRIIIKIRKRYPEMEIIIRSDSGFGYAPFYQLVDDFDLLYVTGIASNEVLKRKVSRSKNAVKKCI, encoded by the coding sequence GTGAGTATTTTAAAGCGAATAATTATCAAAATACGTAAGAGATACCCAGAGATGGAAATAATTATTAGAAGTGATAGTGGCTTTGGTTACGCTCCTTTTTACCAATTAGTAGATGATTTTGATTTACTATATGTGACAGGCATAGCGAGCAATGAAGTTTTAAAAAGAAAGGTATCTCGGTCAAAAAATGCTGTAAAAAAATGTATTTAG
- a CDS encoding transposase, with translation MRNKNTLFYRGKTSVELTFSSSEISSDGSLIMLEKLEPDHRLIHYYSKFLLDTRDSRFITYSRRYQLKQRVYMIMLGYQDANDVNHLQNDPLFKDVLQGNLASQPTISRFENSLDKQAVFKFCYAWLYKYVLSLSGRKRIVIDVDSTDDPTHGSQQLSMFNGYYGQFMYNELFFHDGDTELDYSSCTPPEETVILINGM, from the coding sequence ATGAGGAATAAAAACACATTATTTTATAGAGGGAAGACTTCTGTTGAATTAACTTTTTCATCATCAGAAATTAGTTCTGATGGATCTTTAATCATGCTTGAAAAACTAGAACCAGATCATAGATTGATTCATTATTACAGTAAGTTTTTACTTGATACTCGAGACTCTAGATTTATTACTTATAGCAGAAGGTATCAGTTAAAGCAAAGGGTTTATATGATCATGTTAGGCTATCAAGACGCCAATGATGTTAATCATTTACAGAATGATCCTTTATTCAAAGATGTTCTTCAAGGTAATTTGGCCTCTCAACCCACTATATCAAGATTTGAGAATAGCTTGGATAAACAGGCTGTCTTTAAGTTTTGTTATGCGTGGTTATACAAATATGTTTTAAGTTTATCTGGTCGCAAGAGAATAGTTATTGACGTAGATTCAACCGATGATCCAACTCATGGCAGTCAACAATTGTCAATGTTTAACGGTTATTATGGTCAATTCATGTACAATGAACTATTTTTTCATGATGGAGATACAGAGCTAGATTATTCTTCCTGTACTCCGCCCGAGGAAACAGTCATTCTAATAAATGGCATGTGA